The following are encoded in a window of Oncorhynchus gorbuscha isolate QuinsamMale2020 ecotype Even-year unplaced genomic scaffold, OgorEven_v1.0 Un_scaffold_295, whole genome shotgun sequence genomic DNA:
- the LOC124017634 gene encoding uncharacterized protein LOC124017634 isoform X3 codes for MEQPVLMGRGSLMEQPVLMGIGSLMEQPVLMGIGSLMEQPVLMGIGSMMEQPVLMGIGSLMEQPVLMGRGSLMEQPVLMGRGSLMEQPVLMGRGSLMEQPVLMGRGSLMEQPVLMGRGSLMEHPVLMGRGSLMEQPVLMGRGSLMEHPVLMGRGRMMEHPVLMGRGSLMEQPVLMGRGRMMEQPVLMGRGSLMEQPVLMGRGSLMEQPVLMGRGRMMEQPVEWCNLASGCVPNETLPPPYIMHLYEPWSKVLVFHLGT; via the exons ATGGAACAGCCTGTGTTGATGGGTAGAGGAAGCCTGATGGAACAGCCTGTGTTGATGGGTATAGGAAGCCTGATGGAACAGCCTGTGTTGATGGGTATAGGAAGCCTGATGGAACAGCCTGTGTTGATGG GTATAGGAAGCATGATGGAACAGCCTGTGTTGATGGGTATAGGAAGCCTGATGGAACAGCCTGTGTTGATGGGTAGAGGAAGCCTGATGGAACAGCCTGTGTTGATGGGTAGAGGAAGCCTGATGGAACAGCCTGTGTTGATGGGTAGAGGAAGCCTGATGGAACAGCCTGTGTTGATGGGTAGAGGAAGCCTGATGGAACAGCCTGTGTTGATGGGTAGAGGAAGCCTGATGGAACACCCTGTGTTGATGGGTAGAGGAAGCCTGATGGAACAGCCTGTGTTGATGGGTAGAGGAAGCCTGATGGAACACCCTGTGTTGATGGGTAGAGGAAGAATGATGGAACACCCTGTGTTGATGGGTAGAGGAAGCCTGATGGAACAGCCTGTGTTGATGGGTAGAGGAAGAATGATGGAACAGCCTGTGTTGATGGGTAGAGGAAGCCTGATGGAACAGCCTGTGTTGATGGGTAGAGGAAGCCTGATGGAACAGCCTGTGTTGATGGGTAGAGGAAGAATGATGGAACAGCCTGTTGAGTGGTGCAATCTTGCCTCCGGCTGCGTCCCAAATGAGACCCTACCCCCTCCCTACATAATGCACttatatgagccctggtcaaaagtattagTATTCCATTTGGGGACGTAG
- the LOC124017634 gene encoding uncharacterized protein LOC124017634 isoform X2, whose translation MEQPVLMGRGSLMEQPVLMGIGSLMEQPVLMGIGSLMEQPVLMGIGSLMEQPVLMGIGSLMEQPVLMGRGSLMEQPVLMGRGSLMEQPVLMGRGSLMEQPVLMGRGSLMEQPVLMGRGSLMEHPVLMGRGSLMEQPVLMGRGSLMEHPVLMGRGRMMEHPVLMGRGSLMEQPVLMGRGRMMEQPVLMGRGSLMEQPVLMGRGSLMEQPVLMGRGRMMEQPVEWCNLASGCVPNETLPPPYIMHLYEPWSKVLVFHLGT comes from the exons ATGGAACAGCCTGTGTTGATGGGTAGAGGAAGCCTGATGGAACAGCCTGTGTTGATGGGTATAGGAAGCCTGATGGAACAGCCTGTGTTGATGGGTATAGGAAGCCTGATGGAACAGCCTGTGTTGATGGGTATAGGAAGCCTGATGGAACAGCCTGTGTTGATGG GTATAGGAAGCCTGATGGAACAGCCTGTGTTGATGGGTAGAGGAAGCCTGATGGAACAGCCTGTGTTGATGGGTAGAGGAAGCCTGATGGAACAGCCTGTGTTGATGGGTAGAGGAAGCCTGATGGAACAGCCTGTGTTGATGGGTAGAGGAAGCCTGATGGAACAGCCTGTGTTGATGGGTAGAGGAAGCCTGATGGAACACCCTGTGTTGATGGGTAGAGGAAGCCTGATGGAACAGCCTGTGTTGATGGGTAGAGGAAGCCTGATGGAACACCCTGTGTTGATGGGTAGAGGAAGAATGATGGAACACCCTGTGTTGATGGGTAGAGGAAGCCTGATGGAACAGCCTGTGTTGATGGGTAGAGGAAGAATGATGGAACAGCCTGTGTTGATGGGTAGAGGAAGCCTGATGGAACAGCCTGTGTTGATGGGTAGAGGAAGCCTGATGGAACAGCCTGTGTTGATGGGTAGAGGAAGAATGATGGAACAGCCTGTTGAGTGGTGCAATCTTGCCTCCGGCTGCGTCCCAAATGAGACCCTACCCCCTCCCTACATAATGCACttatatgagccctggtcaaaagtattagTATTCCATTTGGGGACGTAG
- the LOC124017634 gene encoding uncharacterized protein LOC124017634 isoform X1, translated as MEQPVLMGRGSLMEQPVLMGIGSLMEQPVLMGIGSLMEQPVLMGIGSLMEQPVLMGIGSMMEQPVLMGIGSLMEQPVLMGRGSLMEQPVLMGRGSLMEQPVLMGRGSLMEQPVLMGRGSLMEQPVLMGRGSLMEHPVLMGRGSLMEQPVLMGRGSLMEHPVLMGRGRMMEHPVLMGRGSLMEQPVLMGRGRMMEQPVLMGRGSLMEQPVLMGRGSLMEQPVLMGRGRMMEQPVEWCNLASGCVPNETLPPPYIMHLYEPWSKVLVFHLGT; from the exons ATGGAACAGCCTGTGTTGATGGGTAGAGGAAGCCTGATGGAACAGCCTGTGTTGATGGGTATAGGAAGCCTGATGGAACAGCCTGTGTTGATGGGTATAGGAAGCCTGATGGAACAGCCTGTGTTGATGGGTATAGGAAGCCTGATGGAACAGCCTGTGTTGATGG GTATAGGAAGCATGATGGAACAGCCTGTGTTGATGGGTATAGGAAGCCTGATGGAACAGCCTGTGTTGATGGGTAGAGGAAGCCTGATGGAACAGCCTGTGTTGATGGGTAGAGGAAGCCTGATGGAACAGCCTGTGTTGATGGGTAGAGGAAGCCTGATGGAACAGCCTGTGTTGATGGGTAGAGGAAGCCTGATGGAACAGCCTGTGTTGATGGGTAGAGGAAGCCTGATGGAACACCCTGTGTTGATGGGTAGAGGAAGCCTGATGGAACAGCCTGTGTTGATGGGTAGAGGAAGCCTGATGGAACACCCTGTGTTGATGGGTAGAGGAAGAATGATGGAACACCCTGTGTTGATGGGTAGAGGAAGCCTGATGGAACAGCCTGTGTTGATGGGTAGAGGAAGAATGATGGAACAGCCTGTGTTGATGGGTAGAGGAAGCCTGATGGAACAGCCTGTGTTGATGGGTAGAGGAAGCCTGATGGAACAGCCTGTGTTGATGGGTAGAGGAAGAATGATGGAACAGCCTGTTGAGTGGTGCAATCTTGCCTCCGGCTGCGTCCCAAATGAGACCCTACCCCCTCCCTACATAATGCACttatatgagccctggtcaaaagtattagTATTCCATTTGGGGACGTAG
- the LOC124017621 gene encoding extensin-like, producing the protein MATSPDKPPTWQPAQPNLPHGNQPRQTSHMATSPDKPPTWQPAQPNLPHGSQPSQTSHMAASPDKPPTWQPAQTNLPHGNQPRQTSHMAASPAKPPTWQPAQPNLPHGSQPSQTSHMATSPAKPPTWQPAQPNLPHGNQPSQTSHMATSPAKPPTWQPAQPNLPHDSQPSQTSHMATSPANPPTWQPAQPNLPHGNQPSQTSHMAASPDKPPTWQPAQTNLPHGSQPRQTSHMAASPDKPPTWQPAQPNLPHGSQPSQTSHMATSPDKPPTWQPAQPNLPHGSQPSQTSHMATSPAKPPTWQPAQPNLPHGSQPRQTSHMAASPAKPPTWQPVQPNLPHGSQPSQTSHMATSPDKPPTWQPAQPNLPHGSQPSQTSHMAASPDKPPTWQPAQPNLPHGNQPSQTSHMAASPAKPPTWQPAQPNLPHGSQSRQTSHMTASPDKPPTWQPAQPNLPHGNQPSQTSHMATSPAKPPTWQPAQPNLPHGSQSRQTSHMAASPDKPPTWQPAQTNLPHGSQSRQTSHMAASPAKPPTWQPAQPNLPHGNQPRQTSHMATSPAKPPTWQPAQPNLPHGNQPSQTSHMATSPAKPPTWQPAQINLPHGSQPRQTSHMAASPAKPPTWQPAQPNLPHGNQPRQTSHMATSPAKPPTWQPAQPNLPHGSQPRQTSHMAASPDKPPTWQPVQTNLPPSHMAASPDKPPTWQPAQTNLPHGSQPRQTSHMAARLHRGHHNPPW; encoded by the coding sequence ATGGCAACCAGCCCAGACAAACCTCCCACATGGCAACCAGCCCAGCCAAACCTCCCACATGGCAACCAGCCCAGACAAACCTCCCACATGGCAACCAGCCCAGACAAACCTCCCACATGGCAACCAGCCCAGCCAAACCTCCCACATGGCAGCCAGCCCAGCCAAACCTCCCACATGGCAGCCAGTCCAGACAAACCTCCCACATGGCAACCAGCCCAGACAAACCTCCCACATGGCAACCAGCCCAGACAAACCTCCCACATGGCAGCCAGCCCAGCCAAACCTCCCACATGGCAACCAGCCCAGCCAAACCTCCCACATGGCAGCCAGCCCAGCCAAACCTCCCACATGGCAACCAGCCCAGCCAAACCTCCCACATGGCAACCAGCCCAGCCAAACCTCCCACATGGCAACCAGCCCAGCCAAACCTCCCACATGGCAACCAGCCCAGCCAAACCTCCCACATGGCAACCAGCCCAGCCAAACCTCCCACATGACAGCCAGCCCAGCCAAACCTCCCACATGGCAACCAGCCCAGCCAATCCTCCCACATGGCAACCAGCCCAGCCAAACCTCCCACATGGCAACCAGCCCAGCCAAACCTCCCACATGGCAGCCAGTCCAGACAAACCTCCCACATGGCAGCCAGCCCAGACAAACCTCCCACATGGCAGCCAGCCCAGACAAACCTCCCACATGGCAGCCAGTCCAGACAAACCTCCCACATGGCAGCCAGCCCAGCCAAACCTCCCACATGGCAGCCAGCCCAGCCAAACCTCCCACATGGCAACCAGCCCAGACAAACCTCCCACATGGCAACCAGCCCAGCCAAACCTCCCACATGGCAGCCAGCCCAGCCAAACCTCCCACATGGCAACCAGCCCAGCCAAACCTCCCACATGGCAACCAGCCCAGCCAAACCTCCCACATGGCAGCCAGCCCAGACAAACCTCCCACATGGCAGCCAGCCCAGCCAAACCTCCCACATGGCAGCCAGTCCAGCCAAACCTCCCACATGGCAGCCAGCCCAGCCAAACCTCCCACATGGCAACCAGCCCAGACAAACCTCCCACATGGCAACCAGCCCAGCCAAACCTCCCACATGGCAGCCAGCCCAGCCAAACCTCCCACATGGCAGCCAGCCCAGACAAACCTCCCACATGGCAGCCAGCCCAGCCAAACCTCCCACATGGCAACCAGCCCAGCCAAACCTCCCACATGGCAGCCAGCCCAGCCAAACCTCCCACATGGCAACCAGCCCAGCCAAACCTCCCACATGGCAGCCAGTCCAGACAAACCTCCCACATGACAGCCAGCCCAGACAAACCTCCCACATGGCAACCAGCCCAGCCAAACCTCCCACATGGCAACCAGCCCAGCCAAACCTCCCACATGGCAACCAGCCCAGCCAAACCTCCCACATGGCAACCAGCCCAGCCAAACCTCCCACATGGCAGCCAGTCCAGACAAACCTCCCACATGGCAGCCAGCCCAGACAAACCTCCCACATGGCAGCCAGCCCAGACAAACCTCCCACATGGCAGCCAGTCCAGACAAACCTCCCACATGGCAGCCAGCCCAGCCAAACCTCCCACATGGCAGCCAGCCCAGCCAAACCTCCCACATGGCAACCAGCCCAGACAAACCTCCCACATGGCAACCAGCCCAGCCAAACCTCCCACATGGCAGCCAGCCCAGCCAAACCTCCCACATGGCAACCAGCCCAGCCAAACCTCCCACATGGCAACCAGCCCAGCCAAACCTCCCACATGGCAGCCAGCCCAGATAAACCTCCCACATGGCAGCCAGCCCAGACAAACCTCCCACATGGCAGCCAGTCCAGCCAAACCTCCCACATGGCAGCCAGCCCAGCCAAACCTCCCACATGGCAACCAGCCCAGACAAACCTCCCACATGGCAACCAGCCCAGCCAAACCTCCCACATGGCAGCCAGCCCAGCCAAACCTCCCACATGGCAGCCAGCCCAGACAAACCTCCCACATGGCAGCCAGCCCAGACAAACCTCCCACATGGCAGCCAGTCCAGACAAACCTCCCACCCTCCCACATGGCAGCCAGCCCAGACAAACCTCCCACATGGCAGCCAGCCCAGACAAACCTCCCACATGGCAGCCAGCCCAGACAAACCTCCCACATGGCAGCCAGGCTCCATAGAGGGCATCACAACCCTCCCtggtga